One segment of Agrococcus sp. ProA11 DNA contains the following:
- a CDS encoding GH1 family beta-glucosidase produces the protein MQRSIPSDLILGGATAAYQIEGAAAEDGRRPSIWDTFARVPGAVIDAHNGDVACDHYHRMPADVALMRDLGLQTYRFSTSWARVRPDGGAPNPKGLDFYSRLVDELLDADILPWLTLYHWDLPQVLEDDGGWTNRDTAHRFVDYALTVHETLGDRVTNWTTMNEPWCSSFLSYTAGAHAPGRQSIEAGLQAAHHLLLAHGMAVTALRDAGAERLGITLNFQPAEPLDAASASDRDAARRLDDQYNRFFIEPITLGAYPESLLADVDHLGLDAVVQPGDLEIIAAPIDVLGVNYYHDDVVSYEVPAVPVVNDAPTDRAIASPYPAAEGVHVHPRDVPTTSMGWEVNPSGLTALLQRLHEQYTGPKGIELWVTENGAAFDDEVTTDAATGEARIHDTERVDFLRSHVGAVLDAIDAGVPVKGYMYWSLLDNYEWAWGYHKRFGIVRVDYDTQERTVKDSGRELTRMIRERTL, from the coding sequence GTGCAACGCAGCATCCCTTCTGACCTCATCCTCGGCGGCGCGACCGCTGCCTACCAGATCGAGGGCGCCGCGGCCGAGGACGGCCGGCGCCCCAGCATCTGGGACACCTTCGCGCGCGTGCCGGGCGCCGTCATCGACGCGCACAACGGCGATGTGGCGTGCGATCACTACCATCGGATGCCCGCGGACGTCGCGCTCATGCGCGATCTCGGTCTGCAGACCTACCGGTTCTCGACGAGCTGGGCGCGCGTGCGGCCCGACGGCGGCGCGCCGAACCCGAAGGGCCTCGACTTCTACTCGCGGCTCGTGGACGAGCTGCTCGACGCCGACATCCTGCCGTGGCTGACCCTCTACCACTGGGATCTGCCGCAGGTGCTGGAGGACGATGGCGGTTGGACGAACCGCGACACGGCGCACCGCTTCGTGGACTACGCGCTCACGGTGCACGAGACGCTCGGCGACCGGGTCACGAACTGGACGACCATGAACGAGCCGTGGTGCTCGTCGTTCCTCTCCTACACCGCGGGCGCCCACGCGCCCGGCAGGCAGAGCATCGAAGCGGGGCTCCAAGCGGCGCATCACCTGCTGCTCGCGCACGGCATGGCGGTCACGGCGCTGCGGGATGCCGGTGCCGAGCGCCTCGGCATCACCCTCAACTTCCAGCCTGCCGAGCCGCTCGACGCGGCCAGCGCATCCGACCGTGATGCCGCCCGCCGCCTCGACGACCAGTACAACCGCTTCTTCATCGAGCCCATCACGCTCGGCGCCTACCCGGAGTCGCTGCTCGCCGACGTCGACCACCTCGGCCTCGACGCCGTGGTGCAGCCGGGCGACCTGGAGATCATCGCCGCGCCCATCGACGTGCTGGGCGTGAACTACTACCACGACGACGTCGTCTCGTACGAGGTGCCAGCGGTGCCCGTCGTCAACGACGCGCCGACCGACCGCGCCATCGCGAGCCCGTATCCGGCCGCCGAGGGCGTGCACGTGCATCCGCGCGATGTGCCGACGACGTCGATGGGATGGGAGGTCAATCCTTCCGGCCTCACGGCGCTGCTGCAGCGTCTCCACGAGCAGTACACCGGGCCCAAGGGCATCGAGCTGTGGGTGACCGAGAACGGCGCGGCCTTCGACGACGAGGTGACGACGGATGCGGCCACGGGCGAGGCGCGCATCCACGACACCGAGCGGGTCGACTTCCTGCGCTCGCACGTCGGTGCCGTGCTCGACGCGATCGACGCAGGGGTGCCGGTCAAGGGCTACATGTACTGGTCGCTGCTCGACAACTACGAGTGGGCCTGGGGCTACCACAAGCGGTTCGGGATCGTGCGGGTCGACTACGACACGCAGGAGCGCACGGTGAAGGATTCGGGCCGCGAACTCACCAGGATGATCCGCGAGCGGACGCTGTAG
- a CDS encoding DMT family transporter: MSDLASAARSSRLGPVAIVVAAVALIITWSSGFVGAELATRANGEPVTVLAWRFVVLSSILLVAMLVMRRRWPRWQSWARQGGVALLSQFGYLLMIFEGVRFGVDGGTAALIAALQPMLVATVAGRFLGERANAWMWVGMLVGFGGVALVVSGQLGHTGAPIWAYALPVIGVLCLGSGTVLQRRWHSHDDLLQTLMMHSVVAGAAFMLVAAVRGQAAMPATAELWLAILWLVGISSLGGYMLYVTVTRSHGATFVSTLLYLTPPTTMLWVWLMFGVPVSLLGLLGMAVAAVGVAVVLTAQRWATHATVERRTSRRASEEAA; encoded by the coding sequence GTGTCTGATCTCGCGAGCGCCGCTCGCTCCTCGCGCCTCGGTCCCGTCGCGATCGTCGTCGCCGCCGTCGCGCTCATCATCACCTGGAGCTCCGGCTTCGTCGGTGCGGAGCTGGCGACGCGCGCGAACGGCGAGCCTGTCACCGTGCTCGCCTGGCGCTTCGTCGTGCTCTCGTCGATCCTGCTCGTCGCGATGCTCGTCATGCGGCGCCGCTGGCCGCGATGGCAGAGCTGGGCGCGCCAGGGCGGTGTCGCCCTGCTGAGCCAGTTCGGCTACCTGCTGATGATCTTCGAGGGCGTGCGCTTCGGCGTCGATGGCGGCACAGCCGCCCTGATCGCGGCGCTGCAGCCGATGCTCGTCGCCACGGTCGCCGGTCGCTTCCTCGGTGAGCGCGCGAACGCGTGGATGTGGGTGGGCATGCTGGTCGGATTCGGCGGGGTCGCGCTCGTGGTGTCGGGGCAGCTCGGCCACACCGGGGCGCCGATCTGGGCGTATGCGCTGCCGGTCATCGGCGTGCTGTGCCTCGGCAGCGGCACCGTGCTGCAGCGGCGCTGGCACTCGCACGACGACCTGCTGCAGACCCTCATGATGCACTCGGTCGTGGCGGGGGCTGCCTTCATGCTGGTCGCGGCTGTGCGAGGTCAGGCGGCGATGCCCGCGACGGCCGAGCTCTGGCTCGCGATCCTGTGGCTCGTGGGGATCTCGAGCCTCGGCGGCTACATGCTGTACGTGACGGTCACGCGCTCGCACGGCGCGACCTTCGTCAGCACGCTGCTCTACCTCACTCCCCCGACCACGATGCTCTGGGTCTGGCTGATGTTTGGCGTGCCCGTGTCGCTCCTGGGCCTGCTCGGCATGGCGGTCGCGGCCGTCGGCGTCGCGGTCGTGCTCACTGCGCAGCGCTGGGCCACGCACGCTACCGTCGAGCGACGTACCAGCAGACGCGCGAGCGAGGAGGCAGCATGA
- a CDS encoding anti-sigma factor produces MSGGDEMNGGDAMRERKSIDELAAAYALDALSPDERVRFEAEASPAARREAEELADIATLLATDAVAPPVSMRAGLLAAIAAEPQEVAEPADAQSDEAQPDNTELAAQRTAALAADAPSTEVTGAEALAAEPQDAEARAAGAPRHADSARGPGPAERRARARWRPMQLLGAVAAGAAILTGGIAIGTQLGADSQQQTLGAIVAAGDAQRSEVELEGGATATAIWSTELGQSVLLFEGLDPAPAGRNYQAWYIDGAGPRSAGVFQTAGGSTAVLLEGQLAAGDAVGVTVEPEGGSEAPTTDPILVVQT; encoded by the coding sequence ATGAGCGGGGGTGACGAGATGAACGGTGGTGACGCGATGCGCGAGCGCAAGTCGATCGACGAGCTCGCCGCCGCCTATGCGCTCGACGCGCTCTCCCCCGATGAGCGTGTCCGATTCGAAGCGGAGGCATCGCCCGCTGCCCGCCGTGAGGCGGAGGAGCTCGCAGACATCGCGACGCTGCTCGCGACCGATGCCGTCGCTCCCCCGGTCAGCATGCGCGCCGGCCTGCTCGCGGCGATCGCCGCGGAGCCGCAGGAGGTGGCCGAGCCCGCCGACGCCCAGTCCGATGAGGCGCAGCCCGACAACACAGAGCTGGCCGCGCAGCGGACGGCCGCGCTCGCCGCCGACGCGCCCTCGACCGAGGTGACCGGTGCGGAAGCGCTGGCGGCCGAGCCGCAGGACGCCGAGGCGCGCGCGGCCGGTGCGCCGCGGCACGCTGACAGCGCACGCGGCCCCGGACCCGCGGAACGACGGGCTCGTGCGCGGTGGCGCCCCATGCAACTGCTCGGTGCCGTCGCGGCAGGCGCGGCGATCCTGACTGGTGGCATCGCCATTGGCACGCAGCTCGGTGCCGACTCCCAGCAGCAGACGCTCGGCGCCATCGTGGCCGCCGGCGATGCGCAGCGCAGCGAGGTCGAGCTCGAGGGCGGCGCGACGGCGACCGCCATCTGGTCGACGGAGCTTGGCCAGTCGGTGCTGCTGTTCGAGGGCCTCGATCCGGCGCCGGCAGGCCGCAACTACCAGGCCTGGTACATCGACGGCGCCGGACCGCGCAGTGCCGGCGTCTTCCAGACCGCTGGCGGCAGCACGGCCGTGCTGCTCGAGGGGCAGCTGGCCGCGGGCGATGCCGTTGGCGTGACCGTCGAGCCCGAGGGCGGATCCGAGGCCCCCACGACCGACCCCATCCTCGTCGTCCAGACGTGA
- a CDS encoding phosphatase PAP2 family protein, translated as MTPQPPEPHEQHDDSAPAPGAAAERREDTSVGGVQLTRWSSWVGRWIAKLGHRLGDWLGPYAALVITLAIGAAITSALTYLAAAVYEAVTDEDGVAGIDRPVLDAILTIREPGADAFITGFTDLAGTIGMPLIAVSALLILSIRRRSWTPAVLVVATGIGSLLMTVAGKSLIGRDRPPIADAVPPYEISASFPSGHTLNAVALLGVIAYLLILRRESALARAGIVLVAVAATILVAASRVYLGHHWVTDVVAGWLLGAAWLALVITAHRIYLTVRVRRQARAAA; from the coding sequence ATGACGCCGCAGCCGCCCGAGCCGCATGAGCAGCATGACGACTCGGCACCCGCGCCGGGGGCCGCCGCCGAGCGCCGCGAGGACACCTCGGTCGGCGGCGTGCAACTCACCCGCTGGTCGTCGTGGGTCGGTCGCTGGATCGCGAAGCTCGGCCACCGCCTCGGCGACTGGCTGGGGCCCTATGCAGCGCTCGTCATCACGCTCGCGATCGGCGCAGCCATCACGTCGGCGCTCACCTACCTCGCCGCTGCCGTCTACGAGGCGGTGACGGATGAGGACGGCGTGGCAGGCATCGACCGCCCCGTGCTCGACGCGATCCTCACCATCCGGGAACCGGGGGCGGATGCGTTCATCACCGGCTTCACGGATCTCGCGGGCACCATCGGCATGCCGCTCATCGCGGTGTCGGCGCTGCTGATCCTGAGCATCCGGCGCCGTTCGTGGACGCCGGCCGTGCTCGTCGTTGCCACGGGCATCGGCTCGCTGCTCATGACCGTCGCCGGCAAGTCGCTCATCGGCCGCGACCGGCCGCCGATCGCCGACGCCGTGCCGCCGTACGAGATCTCGGCGTCGTTCCCGAGCGGCCACACGCTGAACGCGGTGGCGCTGCTCGGCGTCATTGCCTACCTGCTGATCCTGCGTCGCGAGAGCGCGCTCGCACGCGCGGGGATCGTCCTAGTCGCCGTCGCCGCGACCATCCTGGTCGCCGCGAGCCGCGTCTACCTCGGCCACCACTGGGTGACCGACGTGGTCGCCGGGTGGCTGCTGGGTGCCGCGTGGCTGGCGCTCGTGATCACGGCGCATCGCATCTATCTCACCGTGCGGGTGCGACGCCAAGCGCGGGCCGCCGCCTGA
- the sigK gene encoding ECF RNA polymerase sigma factor SigK: MANSLEQCLVRAAVGDQRAFAELYDAAAPRVFGLVLRILVDRAQAEEVVQEVFLEAWRRAQRFDPERGAAISWLLQIAHARAVDRVRASQSQRDRDARIGVRDTNVPVDEVAERVETSMESARAKRALAELSPAQREAIELAYFGGLTQTEIAERIGAPLGTVKTRMRDGMRRLREILGVTT; encoded by the coding sequence GTGGCGAACAGCTTGGAGCAGTGCTTGGTGCGTGCCGCCGTGGGCGACCAGCGTGCCTTCGCCGAGCTCTACGACGCCGCGGCTCCCCGCGTCTTCGGCCTGGTGCTGCGCATCCTGGTCGATCGGGCACAGGCCGAGGAGGTCGTGCAGGAGGTCTTCCTCGAGGCGTGGCGGCGCGCTCAGCGCTTCGACCCGGAGCGTGGGGCCGCGATCAGCTGGCTGCTGCAGATCGCTCATGCGCGAGCCGTCGACCGGGTGCGCGCCTCGCAGTCGCAGCGCGACCGCGATGCGCGCATCGGAGTGCGAGACACGAATGTGCCCGTCGACGAGGTCGCCGAGCGCGTCGAGACCTCCATGGAATCGGCGCGAGCGAAGCGGGCGCTCGCCGAGCTGAGCCCGGCGCAGCGCGAGGCGATCGAGCTCGCCTACTTCGGCGGGCTGACGCAGACCGAGATCGCCGAGCGCATCGGTGCGCCGCTGGGCACGGTGAAGACGAGGATGCGTGACGGCATGCGCCGATTGCGCGAGATCCTAGGAGTGACGACATGA
- the tig gene encoding trigger factor has translation MKTTVEKIENTRAKLTIAVEPAELRPAIDQAYKTVAEQISVPGFRKGKVPSAIIDQRVGRAEVLNQAVSESIDEFYRQGVAEAGVRPMGRPQADVTAWPEVKDFSGDLVLEIEVDVRPDFDLPEVDGRTLTVDAIEIDDAAVQKELDELRGRFGTLVTVDRPAANGDFVQLDLIATIDGETVDTASGISYEVGSGELIDGVDEAIESLTAGEETTFTSTLVGGDHAGKDAEVSVTVQAVKERELPEADDDFAQMASQFDTIDELKADLAEQAGRSGRLAQAEQARQLLQDELIEAVEIEVPEAVVEDEVTRHLAAENRAEDAEHGEEVRQETRKLLKQQMLFDRFAEEENLQVTQQELTQIIVQQAAQYGMGPQELVQALEQNGQLPVLLGDILRGKTLSTLLSRVTVVDDKGETVDLTDFLPPAESDEVSEDDVDAAVRDNEEQLAAERAED, from the coding sequence GTGAAGACCACGGTCGAGAAGATCGAGAACACGCGCGCCAAGCTCACCATCGCGGTCGAGCCCGCTGAGCTGCGCCCCGCGATCGACCAGGCGTACAAGACCGTCGCCGAGCAGATCAGCGTCCCCGGCTTCCGCAAGGGCAAGGTGCCTTCGGCGATCATCGATCAGCGTGTCGGACGCGCGGAGGTGCTCAACCAGGCCGTCTCCGAGTCGATCGACGAGTTCTACCGCCAGGGCGTCGCCGAGGCCGGCGTGCGCCCGATGGGCCGCCCGCAGGCTGACGTCACCGCGTGGCCCGAGGTCAAAGACTTCTCCGGCGATCTCGTGCTCGAGATCGAGGTCGACGTCCGCCCCGACTTCGACCTGCCCGAGGTCGACGGCCGCACCCTCACGGTCGACGCGATCGAGATCGACGACGCCGCAGTGCAGAAGGAGCTCGACGAGCTGCGCGGCCGCTTCGGCACGCTCGTGACCGTCGACCGCCCGGCGGCCAACGGCGACTTCGTGCAGCTCGACCTGATCGCGACGATCGACGGCGAGACCGTCGACACCGCGAGCGGCATCTCCTACGAGGTCGGCTCCGGCGAGCTCATCGACGGCGTCGACGAGGCCATCGAGTCGCTCACCGCCGGCGAGGAGACCACCTTCACGTCGACGCTCGTCGGCGGCGACCACGCGGGCAAGGACGCCGAGGTCAGCGTGACCGTCCAGGCCGTCAAGGAGCGCGAGCTGCCCGAGGCAGACGACGACTTCGCCCAGATGGCGAGCCAGTTCGACACCATCGACGAGCTCAAGGCGGACCTCGCCGAGCAGGCCGGCCGCTCCGGCCGCCTCGCCCAGGCTGAGCAGGCTCGCCAGCTGCTGCAGGACGAGCTCATCGAGGCCGTCGAGATCGAGGTGCCCGAGGCCGTCGTCGAGGACGAGGTGACTCGCCACCTCGCGGCCGAGAACCGCGCCGAGGACGCCGAGCACGGCGAAGAGGTGCGCCAGGAGACGCGCAAGCTGCTCAAGCAGCAGATGCTCTTCGACCGCTTCGCGGAGGAGGAGAACCTCCAGGTCACGCAGCAGGAGCTGACGCAGATCATCGTGCAGCAGGCCGCGCAGTACGGCATGGGCCCGCAGGAGCTCGTGCAGGCGCTGGAGCAGAACGGCCAGCTGCCGGTGCTGCTCGGCGACATCCTCCGCGGCAAGACGCTCTCGACGCTGCTCAGCCGCGTCACGGTCGTCGACGACAAGGGCGAGACGGTCGACCTGACCGACTTCCTGCCCCCGGCCGAGTCGGACGAGGTCAGCGAGGACGACGTCGACGCTGCCGTGCGCGACAACGAGGAGCAGCTCGCCGCGGAACGCGCCGAGGACTGA
- a CDS encoding TetR family transcriptional regulator, with protein sequence MSESPVTFRLSGPKPETKGARTATRIREVAQTALREDGWHATTMRGIAQRAGVSPGTIYLSLPSKEHVLLDLYDDTVARIDARARMALDGVRPFADRMTIVLGAALEEIAPFHRVAAEAIGHAISLDSPVSPFGEQSSQPRAAMITLFRDVVDASDLRADRQLVDELPELLWGLLIAGMLAWSSDRSRGQRRTRALVAQAVPMLDRMLRVSAVPLLRSQVRDVVALAAAVKELPRDDA encoded by the coding sequence GTGAGCGAATCCCCGGTGACGTTTCGGCTGTCTGGTCCAAAGCCCGAGACGAAGGGCGCGCGCACCGCTACGCGCATCCGCGAGGTCGCACAGACCGCCCTCCGCGAGGACGGCTGGCACGCGACGACCATGCGCGGGATCGCCCAGCGCGCCGGTGTCTCCCCCGGCACGATCTACCTGTCGCTGCCCTCGAAAGAGCACGTGCTGCTCGACCTCTACGACGACACGGTCGCGCGGATCGACGCTCGCGCTCGCATGGCGCTCGATGGCGTGCGGCCCTTCGCCGACCGCATGACGATCGTGCTCGGCGCCGCGCTCGAGGAGATCGCGCCCTTCCACCGCGTGGCCGCCGAGGCGATTGGGCACGCGATCAGCCTCGACTCCCCTGTCAGCCCCTTCGGCGAGCAGTCGTCGCAACCCCGCGCCGCAATGATCACGCTCTTTCGAGACGTCGTCGACGCATCCGACCTGCGCGCCGACCGGCAACTCGTCGACGAGCTCCCCGAGCTGCTCTGGGGACTGCTGATCGCGGGAATGCTCGCCTGGAGCTCGGATCGCAGCCGCGGCCAGCGGCGCACCCGGGCGCTCGTCGCACAGGCCGTGCCGATGCTTGATCGGATGCTCCGCGTCTCTGCTGTGCCACTGCTGCGATCGCAGGTTCGCGACGTGGTCGCCCTCGCGGCCGCCGTCAAGGAACTTCCGCGTGACGATGCGTGA